A genomic window from bacterium includes:
- the rpe gene encoding ribulose-phosphate 3-epimerase — MQTIKIAPSLLAADFTKLAEEISMIEKAGADLLHLDVMDGNFVPNITFGPPLVRSIRPVTRLFLESHLMISNPAIFIEQFAKAGSDSIIIHAEAVDDPGVLLDRIHALNIKAGISIKPKTPLDLILPLFPKLDAILFMSVEPGFGGQSFMPEILPKITQAKKIIDQKQYPIDLEIDGGIGLQSAPQAIAAGANVLIAGTAIFGQPDPAAIIRQLKSKK, encoded by the coding sequence ATGCAAACCATAAAAATCGCCCCCTCATTACTGGCTGCTGATTTTACAAAGCTTGCTGAAGAAATTAGTATGATTGAAAAAGCCGGGGCTGATCTTTTGCACCTGGATGTGATGGACGGAAATTTCGTCCCCAACATTACATTCGGGCCACCCCTGGTCCGGTCCATCCGCCCGGTCACACGCCTGTTCCTGGAATCACATTTAATGATATCCAATCCCGCCATATTTATCGAACAATTTGCCAAAGCCGGTTCCGACAGCATCATTATCCACGCAGAAGCGGTTGATGATCCCGGTGTATTACTGGACCGGATCCATGCATTGAATATTAAAGCCGGCATATCCATCAAGCCCAAGACCCCGCTCGATCTCATTCTTCCTTTATTCCCCAAACTTGATGCTATTTTATTTATGTCAGTTGAACCGGGCTTTGGCGGACAATCCTTCATGCCTGAAATCCTCCCTAAAATCACGCAAGCAAAAAAAATCATTGACCAAAAACAATACCCCATTGATCTTGAAATCGATGGCGGCATCGGTCTTCAATCGGCGCCGCAGGCGATTGCCGCCGGTGCAAACGTCCTCATTGCCGGAACTGCCATATTCGGCCAGCCTGATCCGGCAGCAATCATTCGTCAACTTAAATCAAAAAAATAA
- a CDS encoding response regulator → MSAQILIAEDEVGIRTALTTLLEYEGHQVKTVQDGIQALDIVRGGGYDLVITDIRMPGINGLKLLDEITQLPGAPEVIVMTAYGTIETAIQALKNGARDFLLKPFSNELLRVTVDRALEIRELSVENKKLHELERMKKEFITMIAHELRTPLTAVKGYLKLVLSGMVGELNESQKEYLGVVHQNSENLHEITNRMIDMGNLEMSDFNLDTTSASTLGVIWEAIEEVQESYEKKHLNLEINLATSLRPIMVDSYRMKQIITFLLDNAIAFSRPNRRIWLSVDSWKGVERMKMEDVPMSYVELSDLEPIDYIEISIRDEGPGIPKDKLSQIFEKFYQIEDLYIRQVGGMGIGLSLCKKLVGLMGGKIWVESRLGQGCKFTFVLPWHQPEEQLQAAEEDQTAYAMVSQTQVA, encoded by the coding sequence ATGAGTGCGCAGATATTGATTGCCGAAGATGAGGTCGGCATCAGAACCGCATTAACTACATTGCTTGAATATGAAGGACACCAAGTGAAGACGGTCCAGGATGGTATTCAGGCTTTGGACATTGTTCGCGGGGGCGGCTATGATCTGGTCATAACCGATATTCGTATGCCCGGCATCAATGGATTGAAATTATTGGATGAAATTACTCAGCTTCCCGGTGCGCCGGAAGTCATTGTGATGACTGCCTATGGCACAATAGAAACCGCGATTCAAGCCTTGAAAAACGGCGCCCGGGATTTTCTTTTAAAACCCTTCTCCAATGAGTTACTTCGCGTTACGGTGGACCGTGCTTTGGAGATCAGGGAACTCTCTGTAGAAAATAAAAAGCTCCATGAATTAGAGCGTATGAAAAAAGAGTTTATTACGATGATTGCCCATGAATTAAGGACGCCGTTGACTGCGGTGAAAGGATATCTTAAATTGGTGCTTTCCGGTATGGTGGGTGAATTAAATGAATCGCAAAAAGAATATTTGGGTGTTGTTCATCAAAATTCCGAAAATCTCCATGAGATTACCAACCGTATGATTGATATGGGGAATCTTGAGATGAGTGATTTTAATCTCGATACCACGTCAGCCAGTACCTTGGGGGTTATTTGGGAAGCAATTGAAGAAGTTCAAGAGTCTTATGAGAAAAAGCATTTGAATTTGGAAATTAATCTGGCAACTTCGCTTCGGCCGATCATGGTAGATTCCTATCGTATGAAACAGATCATTACATTTCTTTTGGACAATGCCATTGCATTCAGCCGGCCCAATCGGAGAATTTGGCTTTCGGTTGATAGTTGGAAAGGTGTCGAACGCATGAAAATGGAAGATGTACCCATGTCCTATGTTGAGCTGTCGGATTTAGAACCCATTGATTATATTGAAATCTCGATCAGGGATGAAGGCCCGGGTATTCCCAAAGATAAATTATCTCAAATTTTCGAAAAATTTTATCAAATTGAAGATTTGTATATTCGTCAGGTGGGTGGCATGGGGATTGGCTTGTCTTTGTGCAAGAAGTTGGTCGGTCTTATGGGCGGGAAAATTTGGGTTGAGAGCCGCCTCGGGCAGGGATGCAAATTTACATTTGTTTTGCCGTGGCACCAGCCTGAGGAGCAATTGCAAGCAGCTGAAGAAGATCAAACAGCGTATGCGATGGTTTCGCAAACCCAAGTGGCATAG
- a CDS encoding response regulator: MSHILVVDDERGVRESLNILLSEEGHEIDMACDGTEALTLLRKQRYDLVLTDIRMPNMNGLSLMEQIRDNWNHEIPVILLTACGSVETAVRAVKDGASDYIIKPFEIEHLRNAVNVALKKERESLKANLQEQKEYSQRMEMANKKLDQAIFELAVLHETGKTINSTLEINKIISIILEMARQSVNADRARVVLFEKNSSHIMMDLSYAIDEANSKKFMALDQYAMDWVTQREEGLLLEDIEKMKLSDSDLWTRSGLGALMVAPIKRKSNLIGLMLLTNLAGNKKFNEKDFQFITTLVNQASIAIENAQLYEELQNHFADTIRALVAAMETKDSYTHGHSDRVTKYSMMIGESLNLSSGELRQLEYLALLHDIGKIGIDEDILRKPGKLTNEEWTIVKNHPVLGGCIIRPIKFLVEGEASIRHHHEWFDGNGYPDGLSGEQIPLFSRIISVADAFDAMISERPYRSGMTEEAAIDELHRFSGKQFDPDIVRLFVKVHDERRVA, translated from the coding sequence ATGTCCCATATACTTGTCGTGGATGATGAAAGAGGTGTACGTGAATCTCTTAACATACTTTTGTCTGAGGAAGGGCATGAGATTGATATGGCCTGCGATGGCACGGAAGCCTTGACATTGCTGCGGAAGCAGCGCTATGACCTGGTATTAACTGATATCCGAATGCCAAATATGAATGGTCTCTCATTGATGGAACAAATAAGGGATAACTGGAATCATGAGATTCCGGTTATCCTGCTCACGGCTTGCGGGAGCGTGGAAACTGCAGTGCGGGCGGTTAAAGACGGTGCCAGTGACTATATCATTAAACCCTTTGAAATTGAGCATCTGCGCAATGCAGTCAATGTTGCGCTCAAGAAGGAACGCGAAAGCCTGAAAGCCAATCTTCAAGAGCAAAAAGAGTACTCGCAGCGAATGGAGATGGCGAATAAAAAATTGGATCAGGCTATTTTTGAACTGGCAGTACTGCATGAAACCGGTAAGACCATCAATTCGACGCTTGAAATTAATAAAATTATATCAATTATTCTTGAAATGGCGCGTCAATCGGTCAATGCAGACCGTGCCCGGGTTGTTTTGTTTGAAAAAAACAGTAGTCATATCATGATGGATCTTTCCTATGCGATTGATGAAGCCAATTCGAAAAAATTTATGGCATTAGACCAATACGCGATGGATTGGGTCACGCAACGTGAAGAAGGACTTTTGCTGGAAGATATTGAGAAAATGAAATTATCCGACTCGGATTTATGGACGCGTTCCGGATTAGGTGCATTGATGGTTGCGCCCATTAAGCGAAAATCCAATTTGATTGGTCTTATGTTGTTGACGAATCTTGCCGGGAATAAAAAATTTAATGAAAAAGATTTCCAGTTTATTACAACACTGGTCAATCAAGCCTCAATTGCGATTGAAAACGCACAACTTTACGAAGAACTTCAAAATCACTTTGCTGATACAATTCGTGCGCTCGTGGCGGCGATGGAGACCAAGGATTCTTATACGCATGGCCACTCCGACCGGGTAACAAAATATTCTATGATGATTGGGGAGTCGCTGAATTTATCATCCGGCGAGTTGCGTCAGTTGGAATATTTGGCATTGTTGCATGATATTGGAAAAATCGGTATCGATGAAGATATTTTAAGAAAACCCGGCAAGTTAACCAACGAAGAATGGACAATTGTAAAAAATCATCCGGTATTGGGAGGCTGTATTATCCGGCCGATCAAATTTTTAGTAGAGGGTGAAGCCTCGATTCGTCACCATCATGAATGGTTTGACGGAAACGGCTACCCGGATGGTTTGTCCGGTGAACAGATTCCCTTATTCTCCAGGATTATTTCAGTTGCGGATGCTTTTGATGCCATGATTAGTGAAAGGCCCTACCGGTCGGGCATGACTGAGGAAGCTGCCATTGATGAATTGCATCGTTTTTCAGGCAAACAATTCGATCCTGACATCGTCCGGTTATTTGTCAAAGTTCACGATGAGAGGAGAGTTGCATGA
- a CDS encoding GAF domain-containing protein, whose product MGIEKIILYSLIGLFGFFAIMLMIGAKRNLARWKVSFIALSTFSWIISYEILKNATSVFIVAIVAKTLLLSASAIVYSMYFLSLEFIGKSSKSLEYRNFSVLIITFLTLVGFLINGVFLGEINAVGKSVLEKAPAGSFFFIVLLFWVYVIVNTIVNYIYAYLHSTSIVRTQIAYVVFGMLFFLVSSIITGALLPAMGNSSFVWLAPYGSIFFVSSISYAIFKYRLLDISIIIKRTTLYLFLTSILTGLYVFLLLLPLRIVPSGSSSVVLVVFAAVVSALTIQPLHNWLDNVTDRIFFQKKYDYYLLLEKVSRGLNSVFKLEEALGVVAHSLVHEMQMKSVAVFLREKVGSGIYACHKKEGEVSSMMPDQVDESNPVVEHLMEKREILESGEFRHRFGHLYQEGNILDLVKAEMQRFMDQEFGGGLIIPLVLKKTLIGFMVLGEKRSQDLFTHRDLALLETLSSQMATALENIQLYEQMLNNERLTIIGTMSAGIAHEIRNPLAAIKTFIQMLPDKYEHLEFRKRFNEIVPSEIERLSGITADLLAFSKPSSPSLESISLPQIIDRVFSLLNNQIRKKRMVIEKDLANVPAFQADPQQLFQVFLNIILNGIQASQAEGLIRIKAEIKEYLPSGTGKTGECILISITDQGMGIKRKDLTSIFQPFFTTKSEGTGLGLATCKRIAEAHRGEILVESEEGSGTMFTIVLPLSLTPEVIKGGQL is encoded by the coding sequence ATGGGTATTGAGAAAATTATTTTATATAGTTTGATAGGCTTATTTGGATTTTTTGCCATAATGTTAATGATTGGGGCAAAACGCAACCTTGCGCGTTGGAAAGTCAGTTTTATTGCGCTGTCAACATTTTCTTGGATAATAAGTTATGAAATATTAAAAAACGCGACTTCTGTTTTTATTGTTGCCATAGTTGCTAAAACGTTGCTTCTTTCTGCGAGTGCTATTGTTTATTCGATGTATTTTCTTTCGTTGGAATTTATTGGAAAGTCAAGTAAAAGTCTGGAATATAGAAATTTCAGCGTATTGATTATTACGTTTTTAACATTGGTCGGATTTTTGATTAATGGAGTGTTTCTGGGTGAAATTAATGCAGTAGGGAAAAGCGTTTTAGAAAAAGCGCCTGCAGGCTCGTTTTTTTTTATTGTGTTATTGTTTTGGGTTTATGTCATAGTTAATACTATAGTTAACTATATATACGCATATTTACATTCGACATCCATAGTACGTACTCAGATTGCATATGTGGTTTTCGGTATGTTGTTTTTTTTGGTTTCCAGTATAATTACCGGTGCGTTACTTCCTGCAATGGGGAATAGTTCTTTTGTTTGGCTGGCTCCTTATGGAAGTATTTTTTTTGTAAGTAGTATTAGTTATGCCATATTTAAATACCGTCTTCTTGATATTAGCATTATCATTAAAAGAACAACGCTTTATTTGTTTTTGACGAGTATTTTGACAGGGCTGTATGTTTTTCTTCTTTTGCTTCCACTGCGTATAGTACCTTCCGGGTCAAGTTCTGTTGTTTTGGTTGTGTTCGCTGCGGTTGTTTCGGCGTTAACCATTCAACCGTTACATAACTGGCTGGATAATGTGACCGACCGGATTTTTTTTCAAAAAAAATATGATTACTATCTGCTTCTGGAAAAGGTATCACGCGGGCTGAATTCGGTTTTTAAGCTGGAAGAGGCATTGGGTGTTGTTGCGCACAGCCTGGTGCATGAAATGCAAATGAAAAGTGTGGCAGTGTTTTTGCGGGAAAAGGTCGGTTCAGGTATTTATGCCTGTCATAAAAAAGAGGGTGAGGTTTCATCCATGATGCCGGATCAGGTGGATGAAAGTAATCCTGTCGTTGAGCACCTGATGGAGAAAAGGGAAATTCTGGAAAGTGGTGAATTTCGGCACCGTTTCGGTCATTTGTATCAGGAAGGAAATATCCTTGATCTGGTCAAAGCGGAGATGCAGCGTTTTATGGATCAGGAATTCGGCGGTGGTCTGATTATTCCACTGGTTTTGAAAAAGACGCTGATCGGGTTTATGGTTTTGGGGGAGAAACGTTCCCAGGACCTTTTTACGCACCGCGATCTGGCTTTGCTGGAAACACTGAGCTCGCAAATGGCAACAGCATTGGAAAATATACAGTTATACGAACAGATGCTGAATAATGAGCGGCTGACAATTATCGGAACCATGTCAGCCGGGATCGCGCATGAAATCCGTAATCCTTTGGCTGCGATTAAAACATTTATCCAGATGCTGCCGGATAAATATGAACATTTGGAATTCCGGAAGCGTTTCAATGAAATCGTTCCCTCTGAGATTGAGCGTCTCTCCGGCATTACCGCTGATTTACTGGCTTTTTCCAAACCGTCTTCACCAAGTCTTGAATCCATTTCATTACCGCAGATTATTGACCGGGTTTTTTCCTTGCTGAACAATCAAATCCGTAAAAAGCGCATGGTAATTGAGAAAGATCTGGCAAATGTCCCAGCGTTTCAGGCGGACCCGCAGCAGCTTTTCCAGGTGTTTTTGAATATTATTCTCAACGGTATCCAGGCTTCGCAAGCTGAGGGGCTGATCCGGATAAAAGCAGAGATCAAGGAGTACTTGCCATCCGGGACCGGTAAAACCGGTGAGTGTATTTTGATTTCAATCACGGATCAGGGGATGGGTATCAAGCGCAAGGATCTGACTTCTATTTTTCAGCCGTTTTTTACAACGAAAAGTGAAGGCACAGGATTGGGATTGGCAACTTGCAAGCGCATCGCTGAGGCGCATCGCGGTGAAATTCTTGTAGAGAGCGAGGAAGGAAGCGGCACTATGTTTACCATAGTTCTTCCGCTTTCTCTTACACCGGAAGTGATCAAAGGCGGTCAGCTTTGA
- a CDS encoding ThiF family adenylyltransferase has protein sequence MSYAELFSRNIGILTQKERDRLENSCVAIAGVGGVGGIQLVALARSGIGCFHIGDPEVFGASDRNRQYGALESTLGYSKVEVMEKIIKDINPHAEIKMFRKGVEKSNLEEFLSGVDVVVDAIEYFALEEKTALYQKARSNGLYVFSAPIFGYCTSLFAFSPHGMTFEEYFDLQKTSHLDPFRLFPLWPNYIEAEVLDEILQKKRSIPSMGVTATLSGALLSAEVIFHLTSKKNLVTVPEVTTSDLYTQKYQVVNMEWPVFWDEYAGKYYDYVSELNINSELLRRVAEIVGKNKYILDAGCGTGNLAMRLAADNRIIAIDSSAVMLGKAKEKLKNIKSVRVEMGDITAIDFPVGEFEIVVSVNVLFNLENPRKAIQEAGRVLKSGGMFIVVSMLEGEMNTDKAYAFFLLECDRSSIPEDIREEIWGFQQRMFEMGGMKYQPSMNEIVVALENEDFEIVEKEKTYYNHFLIQARKK, from the coding sequence ATGAGTTATGCTGAATTGTTTTCCAGAAATATTGGAATACTCACACAAAAAGAACGGGATAGATTGGAAAATAGCTGTGTTGCCATCGCAGGTGTGGGAGGAGTTGGCGGCATACAATTAGTCGCTCTGGCGCGATCAGGGATTGGGTGTTTTCATATTGGAGACCCTGAAGTGTTTGGAGCATCTGATCGAAATCGGCAATATGGAGCATTGGAATCAACTTTAGGTTATAGTAAAGTTGAAGTTATGGAAAAAATCATTAAGGATATTAATCCTCATGCTGAAATAAAGATGTTTCGTAAAGGTGTTGAAAAATCAAATCTTGAAGAATTTCTGAGTGGCGTTGATGTTGTGGTGGATGCAATAGAATATTTTGCATTAGAAGAAAAAACAGCCTTATACCAGAAAGCTCGCAGTAATGGTTTATATGTTTTTTCTGCTCCGATATTTGGATATTGTACATCCCTGTTTGCTTTTTCACCCCATGGGATGACATTTGAGGAGTATTTTGATTTGCAGAAAACCAGCCACTTAGATCCTTTCAGACTTTTTCCTCTATGGCCTAATTATATTGAAGCGGAAGTTTTGGATGAGATATTGCAAAAGAAACGTTCCATACCTTCTATGGGTGTGACTGCAACATTATCAGGAGCACTTTTGTCAGCAGAAGTTATTTTTCATTTAACGAGTAAGAAAAATCTGGTTACGGTTCCTGAAGTCACGACCAGTGATCTTTATACTCAAAAATATCAAGTCGTGAATATGGAATGGCCTGTTTTTTGGGATGAATATGCTGGAAAATATTATGATTATGTTTCGGAATTGAATATCAATTCAGAACTTTTGCGGCGAGTTGCTGAAATAGTTGGAAAAAATAAATATATACTGGATGCAGGATGCGGAACCGGGAATTTGGCTATGCGACTGGCAGCAGATAACAGGATTATCGCAATTGACAGTAGTGCGGTTATGTTAGGAAAAGCAAAGGAAAAACTTAAAAATATCAAATCGGTTCGAGTGGAGATGGGTGATATTACTGCGATTGATTTTCCCGTAGGAGAATTTGAAATTGTGGTATCTGTAAATGTTCTTTTTAATCTTGAGAATCCGCGAAAGGCCATCCAGGAAGCTGGAAGAGTATTGAAAAGCGGCGGTATGTTTATTGTCGTAAGTATGCTCGAAGGTGAAATGAATACGGATAAGGCGTACGCTTTTTTTCTTTTGGAGTGTGATAGAAGTAGTATTCCAGAGGATATTCGTGAAGAAATATGGGGCTTTCAACAACGGATGTTTGAAATGGGCGGGATGAAGTACCAGCCGAGTATGAATGAAATAGTTGTAGCATTAGAAAATGAAGATTTTGAAATTGTTGAAAAAGAGAAAACATATTATAATCATTTCCTGATTCAGGCACGGAAAAAATAA